A genome region from Geobacter pickeringii includes the following:
- a CDS encoding TatD family hydrolase: MTHAGFLIDTHAHIDGHDFAADFDEMLQRAAEAGLSHIVTIGADLESSRAACELAQQYDHIYAAVGIHPHDAARVTARCYDVIRELAASPKVVAIGEIGLDFFRDRSPRAEQEEVFRRFIRLARELALPIVVHDRDAHERVMTIMREEKAAAVGGVLHCFSGDLAMARECIDMGFLISVPGTVTFPSNEQLREVVRGIKTEHLLIETDCPYLAPVPHRGKRNEPAYVRLTAEKIAALKGLTVEDVGRITSLNARRLFGIGGKDQSTEIAYRIRNSLYLNITNRCSNRCSFCAKFDDFTVKGHYLRLEHEPTFAEVMAAIGDPGPVDEVVFCGYGEPMLRVDLIREVAAELKKHGYRIRINTDGQANLVHGRNVLPELAGLVDSISVSLNAADAETYNRLCNTPYGADGFAGVCAFLVEAKKQIPTVVATAVTVPGIDVAAVRRLAESLGVEFREREYAEVG, from the coding sequence ATGACGCACGCCGGCTTTCTCATCGACACCCATGCCCATATCGACGGCCACGACTTTGCCGCCGATTTCGACGAGATGCTCCAGCGCGCCGCCGAGGCCGGCCTCTCCCACATCGTCACCATCGGCGCCGACCTGGAGTCGAGCCGCGCCGCCTGTGAACTGGCACAACAATACGACCACATCTACGCCGCCGTCGGCATCCACCCCCATGACGCCGCCCGCGTCACCGCCCGCTGCTACGACGTGATCCGTGAGCTGGCCGCCTCGCCGAAGGTGGTGGCCATCGGCGAGATCGGCCTCGACTTCTTCCGCGACCGCTCCCCCCGCGCCGAGCAGGAGGAGGTCTTCCGCCGCTTCATCCGGCTGGCGCGGGAACTGGCGCTGCCGATTGTCGTTCACGACCGGGACGCCCACGAGCGGGTGATGACGATCATGCGCGAGGAAAAGGCTGCCGCGGTGGGAGGGGTGCTCCACTGCTTCTCGGGGGATCTGGCCATGGCGCGGGAATGCATCGACATGGGCTTTCTCATCTCCGTCCCCGGCACCGTCACCTTCCCCTCCAACGAGCAGTTGCGGGAGGTGGTGCGCGGCATCAAGACCGAACACCTCCTCATCGAGACCGACTGCCCCTACCTCGCGCCGGTCCCCCACCGCGGGAAGCGGAACGAGCCGGCCTACGTGCGGCTCACCGCCGAGAAGATCGCCGCGCTCAAGGGGCTTACGGTGGAGGATGTGGGGCGGATCACCTCCCTCAACGCCCGGCGCCTCTTCGGCATCGGGGGGAAGGACCAGTCCACCGAGATCGCCTACCGGATCCGGAATTCCCTCTACCTCAACATCACCAACCGCTGCTCCAACCGCTGCTCCTTCTGCGCCAAGTTCGACGACTTCACCGTCAAGGGGCACTACCTGCGCCTCGAGCACGAGCCCACCTTCGCGGAGGTCATGGCCGCCATCGGCGATCCCGGCCCCGTGGACGAAGTGGTCTTCTGCGGCTACGGCGAACCGATGCTCCGGGTCGACCTCATCAGGGAGGTCGCGGCCGAACTGAAGAAGCACGGGTATCGCATCAGGATCAACACCGACGGCCAGGCGAACCTGGTCCACGGCCGCAACGTCCTGCCGGAGCTGGCGGGGCTGGTGGACAGCATCTCCGTGAGCCTCAACGCCGCCGATGCGGAAACCTACAACCGCCTTTGCAACACCCCCTACGGCGCCGACGGCTTCGCCGGGGTCTGCGCCTTCCTCGTCGAGGCAAAGAAACAGATCCCCACCGTGGTTGCCACCGCCGTCACCGTTCCGGGCATTGACGTCGCGGCGGTGCGGAGGCTCGCCGAATCCCTCGGCGTCGAATTCCGCGAGCGGGAGTATGCGGAGGTGGGGTGA
- a CDS encoding chitobiase/beta-hexosaminidase C-terminal domain-containing protein: MTVATIPWGIGPAHAGPGGGTYFANTPAGGNSGTALRKFLDSLPGLGPANANNLGQYIPIASKVTPPAGVPNDGDYYEIGVVEYAEKMHSDLPKKTKLRGYVDLNPAFGSISSAHNRAHYLGPLIIAQKDRPVRVKATNLLPTGTAGNLFLPVDTTAMGAGMGPLNANGTQCDPAAPGAMCAMYTQNRTSIHLHGGNSPWISDGTPHQWFTPAAETTPYKTGASFQNVPDMPNPGLGSQTFFWTNQQSGRLMFYHDHSYGMTRLNVYSGMAAGYLITDPYEDDLIAGTNVTGVNPTSAKTIPDLGGVYHYGIPLIIQDKTFVPQNIGVQDAKWTNPAWGSYGDLWFPHVYEPNQDPNAPDGTNPFGRWDYGPWFWPPFIVAPDKSKIPEPSLTPEAFMDTPVVNGTAYPYLTVEPKPYRFRVLNACNDRTLNLSIFYADPNDPSGKEVKMVPAGPSATFPATWPTDGRAGGVPDPALSGPSMVQIGNESGFLPSPVVIPPTPIGYEYNRRNIVVLNVSTHALLLGPAERADVIVDFSQVPPGSTLILYNDGPAPSPGFDPRYDYYTGNADQTTGGGAPSTLRGVGPNTRTVMQFRVAGTPSAPFDMASLQATMPGAFKATHPTPIVPQSTYPPASGGNAPTDLYAKIQDYSFTFTPIGSTTPATIPFQPKAIQELWDPYGRMNATLGVELPFTSNLTQTTIPLGYAEPATEIITDGQPQIWKITHNGVDTHPVHFHMFDVQLINRVGWDGQIRPPDDNELGWKETVRMNPLEDTIVALRPKSQTLPFTPPNSLRPIDPTMPTTALITTTNFANPANPVATTTQNTATDFGFEYVWHCHILGHEENDFMRPVIFRTSQAAPPAPTGLATYLLGQTVPGKTPYVTSYANPYANQVILQWVDGNQPPAVPSTFHVERSSDGGATYATLTTISYLPGYPPIYTDKAVSQNTAYTYRVTAFNSVGSTSSTTAAVTTGTWAPATGVTITPSKPSPHVVGTNALFTGVGTGAPANVTYQYRFWLDSGAGKALVQDYGFGNSWAMPASTPVGTYTITVDVRTSSTPANAAGGYDATASLSYRVIPTPIPPVTVAAPVPGVYSAAPVTVTLTASTNAPPATIFYTTDGTLPTTASPIYTVPLVLNATTTIQYFAVDVNGTAEAVHSDTWYIHVPDMVASAKINNGAAATNSLAVTLALSAFDPVGVASMQFSNDNKVWSAEEPYSTTKQWTLATGSDGSRTVYIRFRDKSLPTGVLYPPITAVITLDTTPPVTAPTPIPGNYSSGPVTVTLTCSDINGAGCDRIYYTTDGTTPTTASSVYTVPVPVTNIPGQATTIKYFAVDLAGNAEAVKSGIWSMHISDMLSSIKINNGSTWTPVTGVTLNLSATDPVGVSTMQFSNDGTTWSAEEPYATTKAWTLDTGEGVKTVYARFKDGSLPTGNLYPPVTSSILLGTKDGLLPGTSSYLASAVRALKIAKGLIAPTPFDLVHGDVAPYSRGGAAPDGKIDLLDVYGILLRMVGLIATF; this comes from the coding sequence ATGACTGTCGCGACCATCCCGTGGGGGATCGGTCCGGCCCACGCAGGTCCGGGGGGTGGGACCTACTTCGCCAACACCCCGGCAGGGGGGAATTCCGGAACGGCCCTCCGGAAATTCCTCGATTCTCTTCCTGGCCTGGGACCGGCCAATGCCAACAACCTGGGGCAGTATATCCCCATCGCAAGCAAAGTGACCCCACCGGCGGGAGTTCCCAACGATGGCGATTATTACGAGATCGGCGTCGTCGAGTATGCGGAGAAGATGCACTCCGACCTCCCGAAGAAGACCAAGCTGCGGGGATACGTGGACCTCAATCCCGCGTTCGGGAGCATCTCCTCCGCCCATAATCGGGCCCACTACCTCGGCCCTCTCATCATTGCCCAGAAAGACAGGCCGGTCCGCGTAAAGGCGACCAACCTTCTCCCCACCGGCACCGCCGGCAACCTCTTCCTCCCCGTGGACACCACCGCCATGGGAGCCGGCATGGGCCCGCTGAACGCCAACGGAACCCAGTGCGACCCCGCAGCTCCGGGCGCTATGTGCGCCATGTACACCCAGAACCGCACCTCCATCCACCTGCACGGGGGGAACAGCCCGTGGATCAGCGACGGCACTCCTCACCAGTGGTTTACCCCGGCCGCTGAAACCACCCCCTACAAGACCGGCGCAAGCTTCCAGAATGTTCCCGACATGCCGAACCCGGGCCTGGGCTCCCAGACGTTCTTCTGGACCAACCAGCAGAGCGGCAGGCTGATGTTCTACCATGACCATTCCTACGGCATGACCCGCCTGAATGTGTACTCCGGCATGGCAGCCGGCTACCTCATCACCGACCCCTACGAAGATGATCTGATCGCGGGGACAAACGTCACCGGCGTCAACCCCACCAGTGCAAAGACCATCCCGGATCTGGGGGGGGTCTACCATTACGGCATTCCCCTGATCATCCAGGACAAGACCTTCGTCCCGCAGAACATCGGCGTTCAGGATGCCAAGTGGACCAACCCCGCATGGGGGAGCTATGGTGACCTCTGGTTCCCCCACGTTTACGAACCGAACCAGGACCCCAACGCCCCCGACGGGACCAACCCCTTCGGAAGATGGGATTACGGCCCCTGGTTCTGGCCGCCGTTCATCGTGGCGCCGGACAAATCGAAGATCCCGGAGCCGTCCCTCACGCCGGAAGCCTTCATGGACACCCCCGTCGTCAACGGCACGGCGTATCCCTACCTGACGGTGGAGCCCAAGCCGTACCGGTTCAGGGTCCTCAACGCCTGCAACGACCGGACTCTCAACCTGAGCATATTCTACGCCGACCCCAACGACCCTTCCGGGAAAGAAGTGAAGATGGTCCCGGCTGGTCCGAGTGCGACGTTCCCGGCAACATGGCCGACGGATGGCAGGGCCGGCGGAGTACCGGACCCGGCCCTGTCGGGCCCCAGCATGGTCCAGATCGGCAACGAAAGCGGCTTCCTCCCTTCACCGGTGGTCATCCCGCCGACGCCGATCGGGTATGAATACAACCGCCGCAACATCGTGGTGCTGAATGTCTCCACCCACGCCCTCCTCCTCGGGCCCGCGGAACGGGCGGACGTCATCGTCGATTTCTCCCAGGTCCCCCCCGGCTCCACCCTGATCCTCTACAACGACGGGCCGGCGCCGAGCCCCGGATTCGACCCCCGCTACGACTACTACACCGGCAACGCCGACCAGACCACCGGCGGCGGGGCACCTTCGACCCTGCGGGGTGTCGGCCCCAATACCCGGACCGTCATGCAGTTCCGGGTGGCAGGGACGCCCTCCGCTCCGTTCGACATGGCTTCGCTGCAGGCAACGATGCCGGGCGCCTTCAAAGCAACCCATCCGACACCGATCGTCCCGCAATCCACCTATCCGCCGGCATCGGGGGGGAACGCCCCCACGGATCTCTACGCCAAGATCCAGGATTACTCCTTCACCTTCACGCCGATCGGATCGACCACTCCCGCGACCATCCCCTTCCAGCCCAAGGCGATCCAGGAACTGTGGGACCCCTATGGACGGATGAACGCGACCCTCGGCGTCGAGCTCCCCTTCACCAGCAACCTGACCCAGACGACCATCCCCCTGGGATACGCGGAGCCGGCCACCGAGATAATCACCGACGGCCAGCCGCAGATCTGGAAGATCACCCATAACGGCGTCGACACCCATCCGGTCCACTTCCACATGTTCGATGTGCAGCTGATCAACCGTGTTGGCTGGGACGGCCAGATCCGCCCCCCCGATGACAACGAACTGGGGTGGAAGGAAACCGTCCGGATGAACCCGCTGGAGGATACCATCGTCGCGCTGCGGCCGAAGTCCCAGACGCTCCCCTTCACTCCTCCGAACAGCTTGCGCCCCATCGACCCGACGATGCCGACAACGGCACTGATCACGACCACGAACTTCGCCAATCCGGCGAACCCGGTGGCGACTACCACCCAGAACACAGCGACCGACTTCGGCTTCGAGTACGTCTGGCACTGCCACATCCTGGGGCACGAAGAGAACGACTTCATGCGTCCGGTCATCTTCAGGACCTCCCAGGCGGCCCCCCCGGCGCCAACCGGGCTGGCCACCTACCTGCTTGGGCAGACGGTTCCGGGTAAGACCCCGTACGTAACCTCCTACGCCAACCCCTATGCCAACCAGGTCATTCTGCAGTGGGTCGACGGCAACCAGCCCCCTGCGGTTCCGAGCACGTTCCATGTCGAGCGGAGCAGTGACGGCGGCGCCACGTACGCAACCCTCACCACCATCTCGTATCTGCCGGGGTATCCGCCGATCTATACCGACAAAGCCGTATCACAGAACACGGCCTATACGTACCGCGTGACGGCATTCAACAGTGTCGGCAGCACCTCTTCCACCACCGCCGCCGTCACGACGGGCACCTGGGCCCCGGCGACGGGAGTAACCATCACCCCCAGCAAGCCGAGCCCCCACGTCGTCGGCACCAACGCCCTCTTCACCGGCGTCGGCACGGGCGCCCCGGCAAACGTCACCTACCAGTACCGGTTCTGGCTCGACAGCGGGGCAGGAAAGGCGCTGGTCCAGGATTACGGGTTCGGCAATTCCTGGGCGATGCCGGCCAGCACCCCCGTCGGCACCTACACCATCACCGTCGACGTCCGGACCAGTTCGACCCCCGCCAATGCGGCAGGCGGTTACGACGCGACCGCATCCCTGAGCTACCGGGTCATCCCGACGCCGATCCCGCCGGTCACCGTCGCCGCACCGGTGCCGGGAGTCTATTCGGCGGCTCCGGTGACCGTGACGCTGACGGCCTCGACCAACGCTCCGCCGGCGACGATCTTCTACACCACCGACGGCACGCTGCCGACCACCGCTTCGCCCATCTACACCGTTCCCCTCGTGCTGAATGCGACGACCACCATCCAGTACTTCGCGGTGGACGTCAACGGCACCGCCGAAGCGGTCCATTCCGATACGTGGTACATCCATGTCCCGGACATGGTTGCCAGCGCGAAGATCAACAACGGCGCCGCAGCCACGAACAGCCTGGCCGTGACCCTGGCCCTGAGCGCCTTCGACCCGGTGGGGGTCGCCTCCATGCAGTTCTCCAACGACAACAAGGTCTGGAGCGCCGAGGAGCCTTACTCCACCACCAAGCAATGGACCCTCGCCACCGGGAGCGACGGCTCCCGGACCGTCTATATCCGTTTCCGTGACAAGTCGCTTCCGACCGGGGTTCTCTATCCCCCCATCACCGCCGTCATCACCCTGGACACCACCCCGCCGGTCACCGCGCCGACTCCGATCCCCGGCAATTACTCCTCCGGCCCCGTGACCGTCACCCTCACCTGCAGCGACATCAACGGCGCGGGATGCGACCGGATCTACTACACCACGGACGGGACCACGCCGACCACGGCCAGCAGCGTCTACACCGTGCCGGTCCCGGTAACCAACATCCCGGGCCAGGCCACCACCATCAAGTACTTTGCCGTCGATCTGGCCGGCAACGCCGAGGCGGTCAAGTCCGGAATCTGGTCCATGCATATCTCGGACATGCTAAGCAGCATCAAGATCAATAACGGCAGCACCTGGACCCCCGTGACCGGCGTCACCCTGAACCTGAGCGCCACCGACCCTGTGGGAGTTTCAACCATGCAGTTCTCCAACGACGGCACCACCTGGAGCGCCGAAGAACCGTATGCCACCACGAAGGCATGGACCCTCGACACCGGCGAAGGGGTAAAGACCGTCTATGCCCGGTTCAAGGATGGCTCCCTCCCCACCGGCAATCTCTACCCGCCGGTAACCTCCTCCATTCTCCTCGGGACGAAGGACGGGCTCCTTCCGGGCACCTCCAGCTATCTCGCCAGCGCCGTCAGGGCACTGAAGATAGCCAAAGGGCTCATCGCACCGACCCCCTTCGACCTGGTCCACGGCGATGTGGCGCCGTACTCCCGGGGGGGGGCGGCTCCCGACGGGAAGATAGACCTGCTGGATGTCTACGGCATCCTGCTCCGGATGGTGGGACTCATCGCAACCTTCTAG
- a CDS encoding L-lactate MFS transporter, with protein sequence MSETKNRGWQVTLAGTGINLALGVLYAWSIFKGAIKGSIEKGGPGAFNWDLSSLNDPYAICCLAFAFSMIVAGKAQDKIGPARTALIGGLLVGAGFTIISQSNSYMAWVLGFGVLAGSGFGFGYSAATPPALKWFPSSKTGLIAGIVVAGFGLAPVYIAPLSTWLLGSMGIQNSMLVLAVAFAVVVCGLSFFLANPPAGYVPAEAATGNAAAKTAAKPTVNATASEMLRSGKFYILWITYFIGAGAGLMVIGNVAGIAKKSMGSMAFLAVAIMAIGNAGGRVVAGVLSDKIGRMATLIIMFVFQAALMFAAIPLVGAGHPNAVLIVLLATFIGFNYGANLSLFPSFSKDYWGLKNYGLNYGLLFTAWGVGGFVMGRASEMLNTQTGSFRASFLLAGGMLIAGAVMSFALRPAKAAKPVAAPALEPVPQGMFLESFMRGWADFLGFTPTTPRGVR encoded by the coding sequence ATGTCGGAAACCAAGAACAGGGGATGGCAGGTAACCCTTGCCGGGACCGGGATCAACCTGGCCCTCGGCGTTCTCTACGCATGGAGCATCTTCAAGGGGGCCATCAAGGGCTCCATCGAGAAGGGGGGACCGGGCGCGTTCAACTGGGACCTCTCCTCCCTCAACGACCCGTATGCCATCTGCTGTCTCGCCTTCGCCTTCTCCATGATCGTGGCGGGCAAGGCCCAGGACAAAATCGGCCCGGCGCGCACGGCACTCATCGGCGGGCTTCTGGTGGGAGCCGGCTTCACCATCATCTCCCAGAGCAACAGCTACATGGCGTGGGTCCTCGGCTTCGGCGTCCTGGCCGGTTCCGGCTTCGGCTTCGGCTACTCGGCAGCCACCCCGCCGGCCCTCAAGTGGTTCCCCTCGTCCAAGACCGGCCTCATCGCCGGCATCGTGGTGGCAGGCTTCGGCCTGGCGCCGGTCTACATCGCCCCCCTCTCCACCTGGCTGCTGGGGTCCATGGGCATCCAGAACTCCATGCTGGTGCTGGCCGTCGCCTTCGCGGTGGTGGTCTGCGGCCTCTCGTTCTTCCTGGCCAACCCTCCCGCCGGCTACGTTCCCGCTGAAGCGGCCACGGGCAATGCGGCGGCCAAGACCGCGGCCAAGCCGACGGTCAACGCCACCGCCTCCGAGATGCTCCGCTCCGGCAAGTTCTACATCCTCTGGATCACCTACTTCATCGGCGCAGGCGCCGGCCTCATGGTAATCGGCAACGTCGCCGGCATCGCCAAGAAGAGCATGGGCTCCATGGCGTTCCTGGCGGTGGCGATCATGGCCATCGGCAACGCCGGCGGCCGGGTGGTGGCCGGCGTCCTCTCGGACAAGATCGGCCGCATGGCGACACTCATCATCATGTTCGTCTTCCAGGCTGCGCTCATGTTCGCCGCCATCCCCCTCGTGGGGGCAGGCCACCCCAACGCGGTACTGATCGTACTGCTGGCCACCTTCATCGGCTTCAACTACGGCGCCAACCTCTCCCTCTTCCCCTCCTTCAGCAAGGACTACTGGGGGCTCAAGAACTACGGCCTCAACTATGGCCTCCTCTTCACCGCCTGGGGCGTGGGAGGGTTCGTGATGGGGCGCGCCTCCGAAATGCTCAACACCCAGACCGGCAGCTTCCGCGCCTCCTTCCTCCTTGCCGGCGGCATGCTGATCGCCGGCGCCGTCATGAGCTTCGCCCTGCGGCCGGCAAAAGCTGCCAAACCGGTGGCAGCCCCCGCGCTGGAGCCGGTTCCCCAGGGGATGTTCCTGGAGAGCTTCATGCGTGGCTGGGCCGACTTCCTCGGCTTCACCCCCACCACCCCGCGGGGCGTCCGGTAG
- a CDS encoding MFS transporter, with the protein MTEKTRWLLLLCTAQLFIMLVFINYSAVLPLLKAEWGMNNTMAGSVFSVYQLGYIASGVILSALTDRLNTRNIFIASALWSGTANLLFALFAHDYLSALVLRALTGIGMGGTYMPGLKLVAERFEPSKRGRAVGIYVGSLVLGASLSLAVTGAIASVATWRTAFVACSGGVYAGTLLSLAVFRGYRPPVHGRPDQSFQKEIVRNKPAFLMILAYGAHMWEMYGMRSWLAPFFVALLVGHGTPRGTATGWASTAAAVIIGVGAVASPLTGTLSDRLGRTRTISLVMTASGLISFTFGWLVNASPAAAVVIGLAYGYLIVAESPVFSTGLTELVAPAYLGAAMGLQSLVGYSLAMISPTVFGWALDLCRGWEPVPGVSGDWGIAFATAGAGAVAGPLFMAWLRRCPEAVRMAGGRK; encoded by the coding sequence ATGACCGAGAAGACCCGCTGGCTGCTGCTTCTCTGTACGGCCCAGCTCTTCATCATGCTCGTCTTCATCAACTACTCGGCCGTGCTGCCGCTGCTCAAGGCCGAGTGGGGAATGAACAACACCATGGCCGGGTCGGTCTTCTCGGTCTACCAGCTCGGCTATATCGCATCGGGAGTCATCCTCTCGGCCCTCACCGACCGCCTCAACACCCGCAACATCTTCATCGCCTCGGCCCTCTGGTCGGGGACCGCCAATCTCCTCTTCGCCCTTTTCGCCCATGACTATCTCTCGGCCCTGGTGCTACGGGCCCTGACCGGCATCGGCATGGGGGGGACCTACATGCCCGGCCTCAAGCTGGTGGCCGAGCGGTTCGAGCCCTCCAAGCGGGGGCGGGCCGTCGGCATCTACGTGGGGTCCCTCGTCCTCGGCGCCTCCCTCTCCCTGGCGGTAACCGGCGCCATCGCCTCGGTCGCCACCTGGCGGACGGCATTCGTCGCCTGCAGCGGGGGAGTCTACGCCGGAACGCTCCTCTCCCTCGCCGTCTTCCGCGGCTACCGTCCCCCGGTCCATGGACGCCCGGACCAGAGTTTCCAGAAGGAAATCGTGCGGAACAAGCCCGCCTTCCTGATGATCCTCGCCTACGGCGCCCACATGTGGGAGATGTACGGGATGCGGAGCTGGCTCGCCCCCTTCTTCGTCGCCCTCCTCGTGGGGCACGGGACTCCCCGGGGGACCGCAACCGGCTGGGCCTCCACCGCAGCCGCCGTCATCATCGGGGTCGGCGCCGTGGCGTCCCCCCTCACCGGAACCCTCTCCGACCGCCTCGGCCGGACCCGGACGATCAGCCTTGTCATGACCGCCAGCGGCCTCATCTCGTTCACCTTCGGCTGGCTCGTGAACGCGTCGCCCGCGGCGGCGGTGGTGATCGGACTCGCCTATGGCTACCTGATCGTGGCCGAATCGCCGGTCTTCTCCACCGGGCTCACCGAGCTCGTGGCCCCGGCCTACCTCGGGGCGGCCATGGGGCTCCAGTCCCTGGTCGGCTACTCCCTCGCCATGATCTCCCCCACGGTCTTTGGCTGGGCTTTGGATCTCTGCCGCGGCTGGGAGCCCGTTCCCGGCGTTTCCGGCGACTGGGGCATCGCCTTCGCCACCGCCGGAGCGGGCGCCGTTGCCGGCCCCCTCTTCATGGCGTGGCTTCGGCGCTGCCCCGAAGCGGTCCGGATGGCGGGAGGACGGAAGTGA
- a CDS encoding PAS domain-containing sensor histidine kinase — MKNLSLFQKTLVALLVLSLVPLLASSLILALNLGTVQEELAARIAASADRQASESLQLRAEQVAESIANFLEECETDLQLVSTLPRTANILTSFYESRRGEIWRRDGTSATPRELHEFIPRYSSLAIVDRRGREAFVISGGTIVPKEALRDVSTPAGTEFLSEDYFRRTRELKKGEIYVSHLTGFHVSKEEQLAGAPDPESAAGGKEYRGVIRFATPLFDRRGEFDGIAVLSLDHRHLMEFTQHISPGSNSSVVFPSYKSGNYAFIFDDEGWIITHPKYWDIRGVDRQGRPVPPYAVQTPAADVERGRTPYNLDHAGFIHPNYPRVAQLIRERKSGHVDIANVGGAKKIMAFAPIIYDTGDYRAHGIFGGVTIGFQVDQFHETARAGSALINQQLREHLRLSALIVAATSIMVVLCAWLLSRGVTRPLALLTERARRLAAGDSAERVEITARDEVGELAETFNRMAEELDERKGNLLKTLDELQASRREIIEERNFKESVLESISSAIITLSPDGNLTSINGTGRQLLGASARVGAPCGEILRGWGDMPERVAAVLAGGKGYGREPLIVDHGGRERHFEVGFFPIHAASDGGITVTIRDETEKERFREEMTRLDRLASLGKLAAGIAHEVRNPLTGVSLLLDDLHDRAGLDPESQAMMGKALQEIERVERLIAALLNFSTPPKTTFREGDLNRVLQDTLLLLRRECERRQVALAFTPAEVPPFPFDIEKIKQALLNLVKNALEAMPAGGTITVTTGTGNGFATIAVNDNGPGIAEADLPQIFEPFFTRKGAGTGLGLSITQRIVEEHHGRITVASESGHGTTFTIHLPVQG, encoded by the coding sequence GTGAAGAACCTGTCGCTCTTTCAGAAGACCCTCGTCGCCCTTCTGGTCCTCTCGCTGGTGCCGCTCCTCGCCTCATCCCTCATCCTGGCCCTCAACCTGGGGACCGTTCAGGAGGAGCTCGCCGCCCGGATCGCCGCTTCCGCCGACCGGCAGGCATCGGAGAGCCTCCAGCTGCGGGCCGAGCAGGTGGCCGAGAGCATCGCCAATTTTCTCGAAGAGTGCGAGACGGACCTCCAGCTGGTCAGCACCCTCCCCCGCACTGCCAACATCCTCACCTCCTTCTACGAAAGCCGCCGGGGGGAGATCTGGCGCCGCGACGGAACGTCGGCAACGCCCCGGGAGCTGCACGAATTCATCCCCCGCTACAGCTCCCTGGCGATCGTCGACCGCCGGGGACGGGAGGCCTTCGTCATCAGCGGCGGCACCATCGTCCCGAAGGAGGCCCTGCGCGATGTCTCGACCCCCGCCGGCACCGAATTCCTGAGTGAAGATTACTTCCGCCGGACCCGCGAGCTGAAGAAGGGAGAAATCTACGTCTCGCACCTGACCGGCTTCCACGTCTCCAAGGAGGAGCAACTGGCCGGCGCCCCCGATCCGGAGTCGGCCGCCGGAGGGAAGGAATACCGGGGCGTGATCCGCTTCGCCACCCCCCTCTTCGACCGCCGGGGCGAATTCGACGGCATCGCGGTGCTCTCCCTCGACCATCGCCACCTGATGGAGTTCACCCAGCACATCAGCCCCGGCAGCAATTCATCGGTGGTCTTCCCCTCCTACAAAAGCGGCAATTACGCCTTCATCTTCGACGACGAGGGGTGGATCATCACCCACCCGAAGTACTGGGACATCCGGGGGGTCGATCGCCAGGGACGCCCCGTCCCCCCCTACGCCGTCCAGACCCCCGCGGCGGATGTGGAACGGGGGCGCACGCCGTATAACCTCGACCATGCCGGCTTCATCCACCCCAACTACCCCCGGGTGGCCCAGCTGATCCGTGAGCGGAAGTCGGGGCACGTGGACATCGCCAACGTGGGGGGAGCAAAGAAGATCATGGCGTTCGCCCCCATCATCTACGACACGGGCGATTACCGGGCCCACGGCATCTTCGGGGGGGTAACCATCGGTTTTCAGGTGGATCAGTTCCACGAAACCGCCCGGGCCGGCTCGGCGCTCATCAACCAGCAGCTTCGGGAGCATCTGCGGCTCTCCGCCCTCATCGTGGCCGCCACCAGCATCATGGTGGTGCTCTGCGCGTGGCTCCTCTCCCGCGGCGTGACCCGCCCGCTGGCGCTGCTCACCGAACGGGCCCGCCGTCTTGCCGCCGGCGACAGCGCCGAACGGGTGGAGATCACCGCCCGGGACGAGGTGGGGGAACTGGCCGAGACCTTCAACCGGATGGCGGAGGAGCTCGATGAGCGGAAGGGGAACCTCCTCAAGACCCTCGACGAGCTGCAGGCCTCCCGCCGGGAGATCATCGAGGAGCGCAACTTCAAGGAGAGTGTCCTGGAGAGCATTTCGAGCGCCATCATCACCCTCTCCCCCGATGGCAATCTCACCTCCATCAACGGTACCGGGAGGCAGCTCCTCGGGGCATCGGCGCGGGTCGGCGCCCCCTGCGGCGAGATCCTCCGGGGATGGGGGGACATGCCGGAGCGGGTGGCCGCCGTGCTGGCCGGCGGCAAGGGGTATGGCCGCGAGCCGCTCATCGTCGACCATGGCGGCCGGGAGCGCCATTTCGAGGTCGGCTTCTTCCCGATCCACGCCGCGTCCGACGGCGGAATCACCGTCACCATCCGGGACGAGACGGAGAAGGAGCGATTCCGCGAGGAGATGACCCGCCTCGACCGCCTCGCTTCCCTCGGCAAGCTCGCCGCCGGCATCGCCCACGAGGTGCGCAACCCCCTGACCGGCGTCTCGCTCCTGCTCGACGACCTCCACGACCGGGCGGGCCTCGATCCGGAAAGCCAGGCGATGATGGGAAAGGCGCTCCAGGAGATCGAGCGGGTGGAACGGCTCATCGCGGCGCTCCTCAACTTTTCCACCCCTCCCAAGACGACGTTCCGCGAAGGGGACCTGAACCGGGTGCTGCAAGACACGCTGCTGCTGTTGCGGCGCGAATGCGAACGGCGGCAGGTCGCTCTTGCCTTCACCCCGGCGGAGGTCCCCCCGTTCCCCTTCGACATCGAGAAGATCAAGCAGGCACTGCTGAACCTGGTGAAAAACGCCCTCGAAGCGATGCCCGCAGGCGGGACGATCACCGTGACGACCGGCACCGGCAACGGCTTCGCCACCATCGCGGTCAACGACAACGGCCCCGGCATCGCCGAGGCCGACCTGCCGCAGATCTTCGAGCCGTTCTTCACCCGCAAGGGGGCGGGAACCGGCCTCGGGCTCTCCATCACCCAGCGGATCGTGGAGGAGCACCACGGCAGAATCACCGTGGCGAGCGAAAGCGGCCACGGAACCACCTTTACCATCCACCTGCCGGTGCAGGGATAG